One window from the genome of Mycolicibacterium gadium encodes:
- a CDS encoding ArsR/SmtB family transcription factor codes for MDEVFKALADPSRRLLLDSLNARNGQSLRDLCAELSMARQSVSKHLALLEAANLITTMWRGREKLHYLNAEPINAIADRWINQYDRARVQTLADLKIALETEPMSNSPAFVYTTYIRTTPERLWQAITDPAFSNRYMGHALVSDFKKGSSYVWSDCTGLEIEDSEQVILESEPYRRLAFTFHTFVPELTTLGLAEDVVKKAASERRSKVSFDIEPADDGQVKLTVIHDDFPPESAVRELISGGWPWKLANLKSALELA; via the coding sequence ATGGACGAGGTATTCAAGGCGCTGGCCGACCCCAGTCGGCGCCTGCTGCTCGACAGCCTCAACGCCCGTAACGGGCAGAGTCTGCGCGACTTATGCGCGGAACTGTCCATGGCGCGACAGTCGGTCAGCAAGCACCTCGCGTTGCTCGAGGCAGCCAACCTGATCACCACGATGTGGCGGGGCAGGGAAAAGCTGCACTACCTCAACGCCGAACCGATCAACGCGATCGCCGACCGCTGGATCAACCAGTACGACCGTGCGCGAGTACAGACGCTCGCCGACCTGAAGATTGCATTGGAGACCGAACCGATGAGCAACAGTCCCGCCTTCGTCTACACGACCTACATCCGGACAACCCCGGAGCGGTTGTGGCAGGCGATCACCGATCCCGCGTTCTCCAACCGCTACATGGGCCACGCGCTGGTGTCGGATTTCAAGAAGGGCTCCTCTTATGTGTGGTCTGACTGCACCGGCCTGGAGATCGAGGACTCCGAGCAGGTGATCCTCGAGTCAGAGCCATATCGCAGGCTCGCGTTCACCTTTCACACTTTCGTGCCCGAGTTGACGACACTGGGCCTCGCTGAGGACGTCGTGAAAAAGGCGGCCTCGGAGAGGCGCTCCAAGGTTTCCTTCGATATCGAGCCGGCCGACGACGGTCAAGTGAAGCTCACCGTCATCCACGACGACTTTCCGCCTGAAAGCGCTGTGCGCGAACTCATTTCCGGCGGGTGGCCGTGGAAGCTCGCTAACCTCAAGAGCGCGCTGGAGCTGGCGTGA